One Microbacterium marinum genomic window, CGTGTCGCCCTCGGTGTGCCCGTGGGGGTGTCCAAGTACCGGCTGCCCAGCAAGCGGCAGAAGATCGTGCACTACTGGAGCGCCGAGGCGTCCGACGATGCGATCCGGGCGTCGACGTTCGTACCCAACAAGGAGATCGCCGCCGTGGAGTGGCTCACTCCTCGCAAGGCACTGGCACGGCTGAGCTACCCCGTCGACATCGAGATCCTCGAGAACTTCCTCGCCTTCGTCGACGACGGCATCCTCGCCACCTTTCCGATCGTCGTGCTGCGACATGGCAAAGCCGTCGCCCGCGAGGACTGGTCGGGTCCCGATGCGGAGCGGCCACTGACCGACCGAGGGCGTCGGCAGGCGAAGGCGGCTGTCGGCCCACTGCGCGCCTTCGGCGTGCGCAAGGTCATCTCGAGCGACGCCGTCCGCTGCGCCGACACCGTGGCGCCTCTCGCGAAGGCTCTCCGCACGCAGGTGCGCACGACGGCCGCCCTCTCCCAGGACGCGTGGGAAGCGGGCACGTCCGACCCGCGCTCGGTCATCGGCAAGCGCATCCGGGCACGCAAACCTGTGGTCCTGTGCTCGCACGGTCCCGTGCTCCCCGACATCCTCAGCGAGCTCGCCCTCGCGACCGGGACCCTCCGCGGGTCGTACCTCGGAAGCGCGTCAGCGCTCGAGACCGGCGCCTTCTCCGTCGTCCACCTGTCGGCGACGAACCCCGGGTCGGGCATCGTCGCGATCGAGACCCACGACCCCAAAGTGTGATCCGGATGCCGCGGCGCGGCATCCATTCCAACGGATGAACAATCCGGAACGCGGCATCGCCGATCGGACCAGGTCCGTTCACCTGTCGTTCACCTCGGCACCGGAGTCTGGACACCGGCGGACTTTAGCGTCGAGCCCAGCCCCTGCACCGGGGTGTTCCCGATCAAATCCGAAGGATCACACGTGAAGCTCAACCGCATCGCCCGCCTGGGCGCTGTCGCAGCCGTCGCCGCTCTCTCCCTCTCCGCTTGCGCGGCGAACGAGCCCGCCCCCGGTGGCGACTCCTCGAACTCCGGCTCCGAGAGCACCCTCTCCGGCACGGTCAAGGCCACCGGCGCATCGTCGCAGGGTGCCGCCCAGCAGGCGTGGACCGCCGCGTTCCAGACCGCCAACGGCGACGTCACCATCAACTACCAGCCGACCGGTTCGGGCACGGGCCGTGACAACTTCATCGCCGGTTCGAGCAACTTCATCGGATCGGACCGCGCGTACAACGCCGAGGAGCTCGAGGCCGGCGGCTTCGGCGCGTGCGCGACCGACGAGATCGTCGAGGTCCCGGCGTACATCTCGCCCGTCGCCGTCGTCTTCAACCTCGAGGGCGTCGACTCGCTGAACCTCACCCCCGAGCTCATCGGCAACATCTTCAACGAGAAGATCGAGAAGTGGAACGACCCGGCGATCGCCGAGGTCAACGAGGGCGTCGAGCTCCCCGACCTGGCCATCACCCCCGTCTTCCGCGGTGACGCGTCGGGCACCACCGGCACCTTCACCGAGTACCTCGCCTCCGTCGCTCCCGACGCATGGCCGTACGAGGACGCCGACGAGTGGCCGGTCGACACCACGCGCTCCGAGGCTGCCCAGCAGACCTCCGGCGTCGAGGCGGCCGTCACCGGCGGTCAGGGCACCATCGGCTACATCGACGCATCGCGCGTCGGCGAGCTCGGCTCCGCCGCCGTCCAGGTCGGCGAGGAGTTCGTCGCGTTCTCGGCTGACGCCGCCGCCAAGCTCGTCTCGGCTTCGCCGCTCGAAGAGGGCCGTGGCGAGGGTGACCTCGTCTTCGCCGTCGACCCCGCCGCTGCCCCCGAGGGTTCGTACCCGATCGCCCTGGTGAGCTACCTCATCGGCTGCGTCGAGTACGAGGACGCCGCTGTCGCCGACATCGTCCGCGAGTACTTCGCGTACATCGTCAGCGAAGAGGGCCAGGCCGCCGCGAACGAGGCCGCCGGCTCCGCACCGCTGTCGTCCGAGGTCGCTGAGCAGGCCCAGGCTGCGATCGACCTGATCGGCGCCTCCGAGTAATACCCTTGCTGCTGGTGTCTCCCGCTCGTCGGGAGGCACCAGCAGCAGTCACGTCCGCCCGCTTCCATCCCGAGGACTGCGATGCCCCCCACCACCGAGTCGGTCACCACCGACCAGGCCACCCCGAAGCGGACCGTCCGCCGCCGCGGAGACCTCGTCTTCTCGCGCAGCGCGCTCAGCGCCGGCATCATCATCCTGATCGTCCTCGCGGCGGTCACCCTGTTCCTCATCATCGAGAGCGTGCCCGCCTTCACGGGCGACCCCGAGAAGATCCAGTTCCTCAACGGACGCCCCTTCTGGGAGTACGTCTGGCCGTTCGTCTTCGGCACCCTGTGGGCGTCG contains:
- a CDS encoding NUDIX hydrolase; the encoded protein is MTDTAVYAAGGVVWRLVDGKLHVLVVHRTAYADLTLPKGKVEPGESLAETAAREIFEETGIRVALGVPVGVSKYRLPSKRQKIVHYWSAEASDDAIRASTFVPNKEIAAVEWLTPRKALARLSYPVDIEILENFLAFVDDGILATFPIVVLRHGKAVAREDWSGPDAERPLTDRGRRQAKAAVGPLRAFGVRKVISSDAVRCADTVAPLAKALRTQVRTTAALSQDAWEAGTSDPRSVIGKRIRARKPVVLCSHGPVLPDILSELALATGTLRGSYLGSASALETGAFSVVHLSATNPGSGIVAIETHDPKV
- a CDS encoding extracellular solute-binding protein, with translation MKLNRIARLGAVAAVAALSLSACAANEPAPGGDSSNSGSESTLSGTVKATGASSQGAAQQAWTAAFQTANGDVTINYQPTGSGTGRDNFIAGSSNFIGSDRAYNAEELEAGGFGACATDEIVEVPAYISPVAVVFNLEGVDSLNLTPELIGNIFNEKIEKWNDPAIAEVNEGVELPDLAITPVFRGDASGTTGTFTEYLASVAPDAWPYEDADEWPVDTTRSEAAQQTSGVEAAVTGGQGTIGYIDASRVGELGSAAVQVGEEFVAFSADAAAKLVSASPLEEGRGEGDLVFAVDPAAAPEGSYPIALVSYLIGCVEYEDAAVADIVREYFAYIVSEEGQAAANEAAGSAPLSSEVAEQAQAAIDLIGASE